The genome window CTGGTTGAACCAATAGGTAAAGTACGGAGCGTCTTCCTCCCGCTGTTCGCGCAGGATGACCTTCTCTCCCCTGATTTCCTGATTCATCCTGTTTCACAATCCTTCCTTTACTCCATATATTCCCTGAAATCGATCGGATCGGTAAGCATGCGCTCAGTTTCATCAAGGAATGCCCTGACAGCTTTGTAATCATTCCCGAGATCTTTCATGTCCTCCACCCGGGTATACCACAGCGGCATCAGGCAGCGGTATAGCATCTGCACTGTATCCTTTTCGAAGTCCGAGAAATGATAGTATTCGGCGGAGGCTTTCAGCGCCTCGCATATATAACCGTCATCGCGGCATTCCCGGATAAGGTAATTGAGGAATACTTCCCTGCCGCAGAGGTTGAAATCATAGATCCCGACAAACTTTCCCGCATCATCAATAAGAACGTTGGAAAAGTTAAGATCTGCCTGCAGCACTGTGGTTGGAAACTGTTTATAGACCTTTTCAAGCGCCGCCCGGTTATCCGTCCACAGCTGCCATATTCTTTCCACCTGCTCCCTGAACTCTTCGGGCAGGGTGTCCGCGTATTTTTTCCATTCCAGGGCGTTTCCCAGCACCTCATCCGTTTCATCGCTGGGACAGAATTTTTCAAACAGGCAGTAAGCGGACGGATACTCCGAATAATCAAAGTATTGGGCCGCCATCTTTGCCGTCATCTGCCAGATATCCCGCAGGTAGGTTTTATACAGTTTTCCTTCATGCTCGCCCTCGTTCTCCGCAAAACGATCTTCTGCAGACCGGTAAGGCGCGTATTCCTCCACATAAGCCGTGCACTTGTGGCCCTCATAATCAACCCTGGGGAAACTGCCGGATTTATCCGCGATGATCCTCGGGCAGTAATACCCCAGCTTGCGGTATTCCTCAACCGTTCTCTGCCAGATCGTGATCCTCTCCGGAAGCGTAAAATCATTATCCGCCAGCTTCAGCACATACTTGCTGCCGGACTCCGTTTCAACGATGACGGCAGTTCTGAAATCTTCATCGCCATGGCTGGTGTCAAGCAGGCGAACCTCTTTCGGTACTTCATCGGAAAACAGTGCAAATATCTTTATGATATCATCATTCATACTCTTTTTCTCCTGTGTTTCACAGCTTTTCTGATCAGAAGCTGCGCTTTTTTGTCTGTGTCACAGGTCAAATACTCCCGGCACATCTGAAATGCTGTCCACCGTATACTCAGGCTTGTGCCTGATCAGGGTAACATCCCCGCGGGCAAACGATCCCTGTTTCACCCAGACCGTATGCATTCCCAGTCCTGCGGCAGGCTCAATATCATTATCCAGTCTGTCGCCGACCATGAATGCTTCATCCGGCATACAGCCGGCTTCCCGGAGGGCAAGTCTGAAGATTTCCGGATCAGGCTTATCAAGCCCCGCCTCAGCAGAAGCGATGATCACGTCAAAGAAATGATGGATTCCGTATGCTTTCAGCCGTTCTTCAGTTCCCGGGTTTTGATTGGCAATGATCCCCAGGTGATACCGCGGTTTCAGTTTTTCCAGTGTCTCCGCCGCGCCGTTATAGAGCCGCTCCAGCTGCTGCGGCCATTTGATGGTTTCAAGGCCGAATTCTTTGGCGGCATCCTTGTAGGGAAGCTTGTTCTGTGAGGCCAGCTCCGCCATCCGGCGTTCCAGGGTTTCCCTGTCAGGCGCGCCTGGCTGTGTCAGCAGTTGGCAGATCCTGTACTCGATACACTTGCTCTCATCGATCAGTGTTGATCCAAGATCGAAAAAGATATATCTGATCATGCTTCCCTTTCCTTCACACCGGCTTCCGGAATGAATTTACTGCATTTTGATGCTGTTAAATACCGTTTCCGCGTCCTGCTTTGCTCCGTCAAAATGCGGCCAGGCATCAATCCCGTCCCCGGTTTTCCGCGGGATGATATGGATATGGAAATGCGGTACGGACTGGCCCGCGCTTTCATCGCTGGCGTTCAGCAGGTTCACCCCGTTATACCCGCATTTTTCCGTCAGGTGATTGGAGATCTTTTTCACGGTCCGCATCAGCTGCGCCAGGGTTTCCTCATCGCAGTCCAGGATATTCTTCCTGTGGGCTTTGGGAACAACCAGGATATGCCCGTCCACATCCTGCGCCACGTCCATGAACGCGTATGTCCATTCATCCTCAAAGATCTTCCTGGACGGGATCTCCCCGCTGATGATTTTGCAGAATATACAGTCTGACATATAGATTGCCTCCCCATCGTGATATTTTCTCTTCCGCCGCTTTAGGCAAAAGTATATCATTTCCTTCCGCGGTACAGCAAGCGGCAATTCGTCCGTGCTTCCCTTACTGTTCAGGGAGGAAAAAGCTTTTGCTTCCTCCCCCGCTGTTCATCTTTGCGAAAAACAGGCGGATCAGGGCCAGTTCCTCCGGCTCAGCGCAGATATCATCCAGCGTAAAGCTGTAAACGGAGCCGTCCCGGAATTCGAATCCGGCGGACCATATTCCGCCGTTGATTTCAAACGGCTTCCGGAACCATGCCCTGTTCAGGGAGGAAACAACAGCTTCAATCTCCTCGTTTGTGACGTCATAGATCTCAATATACTTCGCTGTCGGAAGATCCGTACCGACCACCTGGCATACATCCAGCATATCGATTCCGCTGAAACAGATCTTCCGGTTTTCCATGTCCAGCATTCCGGAGATTTTGCAGAAAAACCCGTCTTCCGCACATTCAGCCCGGAAATCGATTCTTTTCAGGTTTTCAAAACCCGGCAGTTTGCCCTGCATCCTTTTACCGATGATGACGTCGTACGCGCTCTCTTTGTAATGGTGTTCTGTCCTGTGCAGCTCCAGCTGCTTCTGTCCCCACTTCAGGTTCCTCAAAAGTCCCCGGGAATCACTCCCGAACTCCCGCTGCACCTCGTCCCGTGTCCACCACAGCGCCTCTGCCACTTCCTCAACAGCAACTCCCTCCAGGTCTTCATCGCTGAAGCCGTATACTTCCTGTATCCATTCCCTGGTCACTTCAGTCCGAAGGGTTTCCGCCGCAGCGATCCCGCTGCAGACCGGGCACATCAGCATCACTGCCGCCAGCAGGCTCATAATCTTCTTCATTCAGCAATTCCTCCGTTTTCCTTACTTCGTTCTGTTTGACGTACGGCACCGCCGTGAAGTTCCCGGAATCCCGAAGGCGCCTAAACTGAAAAAAAGCTCCCGGTCGCACGGGAGCTCTTTTGTATGGGAGGATTACCCCGAATCATGCCTTTTGTACCTGCAGTGTGTCCAGCAGTCTTCCGACATGTTTCGTTCCAAAGAACATTTCCTTGTTCGCCAGCACAATAATGGCCGCGGCGATGGTCACTACGACCGTTTCCACGCACTTGGTCTCAGGCGTCATGGCGATCTTTTCCTGCATGAAGTTGACCGTCAGGTGGAATATCATGCAGGCCAGGATGGACCGGTCGCTCGCAAGGTAAACCCAGGTAATGATGAATCCGAGCGGGATCCCGCTTACAAAGAAGTTGATCACATAAACAGGATTCACCATCAGTCCGGCCTGGTATGTTCCCTTGATGAAGAGCAGCGGGAAATGCCAGAAAGACCACAGGACGCCGAAGATCATGGATTCCCAGAACCAGTTCATATAATTGCCGATGGAATCCTCGCAGTATCCCTTCCAGCCGACCTCCTCAATGATCGACGCCACGGTCACCGTGATCAGGGCGCTGCCGATCCCGACGCCGGTAAAGGAAAAGTCCTCTGTCAGGGAAAACTGCTTCAGGGACTGGCCGAAAGGCAGGGACAGCAGGATCGACACGGCCACGATTCCCGCGAATACCAGGATCGCCAGGAGCACGTTCTGCCATTTCACCTTATAGAATCCGATAATCTTGTTCTTCAGGTCCTGTTTCAGCGCGTCGGAGCCTGAAACCAGGACAAACACGGTCGACACAACAGCCGGTGCGATCAGGCCGATCATCATGAAGCCAGCTCCCAGGTTTTCCGATACAAAGATTGCGGGAAGCCAGAAGATCCATGTGAAGAGATACGCCAGGGCAAAGAACAGGACAGGCCTGTACCGGTAGGAATCATTGGGTGCCTTGATTGCGTTGTCCGCCATCATATTCTTTCTCTCTTTCTTTATCTTTATTGTTCAAGTTTCCGGATATTTTTCGGGATCAGGATCGCTGCCGCCGTGGCCGCCATGCAGATCCCGGCAATCATAATCACCAGTGCCGCGCCCCTGCCAACGCCGCGTTCTCCGATTTGTCCAAGGGTATCTGCCGCCGTACCGGCCAGGGCATAAGCCACAACATAGCCAAGCTGTGAAATAAAGCCGATCAGTCCCCATGCCCTGCCCTGCGCATCCTCCGGGATGTTCGTCCGCATCAGGTAGTCCAGGCAGTTGTTGGCCAGCGGCAGCGTCATGAAGAACAGGAATCCGAAAAGGCAGATCGGGATAATGCTCTCAAACAGGCCAAACCCCAGCATGAACAGTCCCGCCGCGATAAAGGTCAGGCCGAGGATCCGGACATAATGCCCCTTCAGCCCTTTGACGCCCAGGAGAACACCGCTCACAAGCATACCGCAGGCGCAGATCGTTTCCGCGATTCCCAGGGTTTTTGCGTCAGCAAAGGAAAGGATCAGCGGCTCCGCCAGGATCTGGAATACGCCCATGAAC of Aristaeella lactis contains these proteins:
- a CDS encoding phosphotransferase; its protein translation is MNDDIIKIFALFSDEVPKEVRLLDTSHGDEDFRTAVIVETESGSKYVLKLADNDFTLPERITIWQRTVEEYRKLGYYCPRIIADKSGSFPRVDYEGHKCTAYVEEYAPYRSAEDRFAENEGEHEGKLYKTYLRDIWQMTAKMAAQYFDYSEYPSAYCLFEKFCPSDETDEVLGNALEWKKYADTLPEEFREQVERIWQLWTDNRAALEKVYKQFPTTVLQADLNFSNVLIDDAGKFVGIYDFNLCGREVFLNYLIRECRDDGYICEALKASAEYYHFSDFEKDTVQMLYRCLMPLWYTRVEDMKDLGNDYKAVRAFLDETERMLTDPIDFREYME
- a CDS encoding HAD family hydrolase produces the protein MIRYIFFDLGSTLIDESKCIEYRICQLLTQPGAPDRETLERRMAELASQNKLPYKDAAKEFGLETIKWPQQLERLYNGAAETLEKLKPRYHLGIIANQNPGTEERLKAYGIHHFFDVIIASAEAGLDKPDPEIFRLALREAGCMPDEAFMVGDRLDNDIEPAAGLGMHTVWVKQGSFARGDVTLIRHKPEYTVDSISDVPGVFDL
- a CDS encoding HIT family protein; translated protein: MSDCIFCKIISGEIPSRKIFEDEWTYAFMDVAQDVDGHILVVPKAHRKNILDCDEETLAQLMRTVKKISNHLTEKCGYNGVNLLNASDESAGQSVPHFHIHIIPRKTGDGIDAWPHFDGAKQDAETVFNSIKMQ
- a CDS encoding CPBP family intramembrane glutamic endopeptidase, producing MMADNAIKAPNDSYRYRPVLFFALAYLFTWIFWLPAIFVSENLGAGFMMIGLIAPAVVSTVFVLVSGSDALKQDLKNKIIGFYKVKWQNVLLAILVFAGIVAVSILLSLPFGQSLKQFSLTEDFSFTGVGIGSALITVTVASIIEEVGWKGYCEDSIGNYMNWFWESMIFGVLWSFWHFPLLFIKGTYQAGLMVNPVYVINFFVSGIPLGFIITWVYLASDRSILACMIFHLTVNFMQEKIAMTPETKCVETVVVTIAAAIIVLANKEMFFGTKHVGRLLDTLQVQKA